From BD1-7 clade bacterium, a single genomic window includes:
- a CDS encoding Beta-ketodecanoyl-[acyl-carrier-protein] synthase, whose amino-acid sequence MPETIRCAITGTGLFTPTESISNDELVETFNAYIDNHFDDDEDKARLYSSTEFIKKASGIESRYVMNKAGVLDPHKMRPEIGERKNDTLSIQAEMAVAAAKEAMAAANRSADDIGCVIVACSNMQRPYPAIAIEVQNALGIQGFAYDMNVACSSATFGIANAVATVQAGMAKAVLMVNPEICSGHLDFRDRDCHFIFGDACTAVVIEAADHVATDSYFDILGCELTTEFSNNIRNNYGFLNRAAPDGVGTRDKLFVQNGRKVFKEVCPKAADHILTHLRLCDMSADGVKRLWLHQANLSMNELIAKRVMGRTPTEAEAPVILDKYANTSSAGSVIAFHQYQDDLESGDTGVICSFGAGYSIGSVIVRKQTA is encoded by the coding sequence ATGCCAGAAACAATCCGCTGTGCAATCACAGGCACAGGTCTTTTCACCCCAACGGAGTCAATCAGCAACGACGAACTGGTCGAAACCTTTAATGCCTATATCGACAACCATTTCGATGACGACGAAGACAAAGCTCGCCTCTATTCGAGTACGGAATTTATCAAAAAGGCATCGGGTATTGAAAGTCGCTATGTGATGAATAAAGCCGGGGTTCTTGATCCCCATAAGATGCGCCCCGAGATCGGCGAACGCAAGAACGACACCCTGTCGATTCAGGCAGAAATGGCCGTAGCAGCGGCCAAAGAGGCAATGGCTGCCGCCAATCGCAGTGCCGACGATATTGGTTGTGTGATTGTGGCTTGTTCAAACATGCAGCGCCCTTACCCAGCGATCGCGATTGAAGTACAAAACGCTCTCGGCATTCAAGGCTTCGCGTATGACATGAACGTTGCCTGCTCTTCAGCAACTTTCGGCATTGCCAATGCGGTTGCCACGGTTCAAGCGGGTATGGCAAAAGCGGTATTGATGGTGAACCCTGAAATTTGCAGCGGCCATCTGGATTTTCGCGATCGTGATTGCCACTTTATCTTCGGTGATGCCTGCACAGCAGTGGTGATTGAAGCGGCCGACCACGTCGCCACCGACAGCTACTTTGATATTCTTGGCTGTGAGCTGACAACAGAGTTCTCCAACAATATTCGTAACAATTACGGCTTTTTGAACCGCGCTGCGCCTGATGGCGTTGGCACACGCGACAAACTTTTCGTACAAAATGGTCGTAAAGTGTTTAAAGAAGTTTGCCCAAAAGCCGCAGACCACATCCTCACGCATCTGCGTCTATGTGATATGTCGGCTGATGGCGTTAAGCGGTTATGGTTGCATCAAGCCAATTTATCGATGAACGAACTCATTGCTAAACGTGTAATGGGCAGAACGCCGACAGAAGCAGAAGCCCCGGTGATATTAGATAAATACGCAAATACCAGCTCTGCAGGTTCAGTGATTGCCTTTCACCAGTATCAGGATGACCTAGAGTCCGGCGATACCGGCGTTATCTGCTCGTTTGGTGCTGGCTACTCGATTGGCAGTGTTATCGTGCGTAAACAAACTGCATGA
- the umuD gene encoding Protein UmuD produces MKVAAIQSIDIPQQMALALFLSASADVASLVMDNEDATPQVPALDLADYLPHSSDRAMATFAADSSMQAQGIWEGDLLLVDRVRKPAHDDIVVASVDGDILCCLLDMKNSVLVSGDSEQAPIRLSEHVGLTIEGVVTQSIRQIR; encoded by the coding sequence ATGAAAGTTGCAGCAATACAGTCTATTGATATACCCCAGCAGATGGCGCTTGCGCTTTTTTTGTCGGCATCTGCGGATGTTGCATCCTTAGTGATGGATAACGAAGACGCAACGCCACAAGTTCCAGCGCTGGATTTGGCAGATTATTTGCCGCATTCGAGTGATAGGGCGATGGCAACATTTGCTGCAGATAGCAGCATGCAGGCGCAGGGCATATGGGAGGGTGATTTATTGCTGGTTGACCGTGTGCGCAAACCGGCTCATGACGATATCGTTGTTGCCAGCGTTGACGGCGATATTTTATGTTGTTTGCTGGATATGAAAAATAGCGTGCTGGTATCCGGCGACTCGGAACAGGCACCGATACGTTTGTCAGAGCATGTGGGTTTGACCATAGAGGGTGTAGTCACTCAGTCGATTCGTCAGATTCGCTAG
- the barA_2 gene encoding Signal transduction histidine-protein kinase BarA, producing MLLSADNIDKPRLQGQLSMRQQATTTSARYKGFILTSLLAIGFLLAFGLLSYLSIVPEVEHRNLHDDDKNGQLQMDNLHQLMLSKHQAIELWRERLIAAEKQKLKGLVTMVSDLIESESQLSLHANHHEFLQALRKLRFDRTNYFWVVDQQGYTLSHPDDRFNHQSLDDLGKRLPAHIIKSILDTHYDIRDRTLVGELEGFSSYEWTNPQDGSPVRKSMYYLYLPERKWYVMSAYYEDKIEDEIANYRQLAMDEIQDHIADYRFGKNGYFAGVDSNKRIVFHPSSDLIGQVMANTDPHLNLEHIYQLILANADSGKPFVYDWPKNRDEPEHKTSKVAWARYFEPFDIYLASTIELKELNANSTFITTRLLLIVTVGAMLSLIAAYVFQLRGSYARKRQEAETARAANDAKSLFIAQMSHEIRTPLNGVIGALELVQTSALDASNRRLINIMRRSSDTLMALINDILDFSKADAGKIELKPTQFNLIQWLETVVQNYQAEANLKNIDFNVDTNINAGLDITTDPLRLRQILGNLLNNAIKFTDAGHVNLTVDWIENNDEPRLRFAINDTGIGIAREQQQDLFEVFTQADPSTTRIHGGTGLGLAICKSLVALFQGNIDFSSDENSGATFWFTIPVHNYQFTSLTKPAPQGFAFINNNDALSLTMINELIALGGTLDDTQPDHLRQPLLWFTNSINAIELAGLAAQNPRRLLHVFSTESAGDVIVPESIALHLMPAVARALLLELPEILTHEKIATAPHQGDLTARRYLALIAEDNQVNALILTRMLSNTGIDNILTTDGKKAVDTYKDKHANIDLVILDLEMPIYDGKEAARLIRQYEVDNQLERKPIIMLSAHAGLLDQQCGEIIDMALSKPLEGARLKDCLSALGLVMSXVP from the coding sequence ATGCTACTTTCAGCGGATAATATCGATAAACCGCGTTTGCAAGGCCAATTATCAATGCGCCAACAAGCCACAACCACTTCAGCCAGATACAAGGGGTTCATTCTGACATCCTTGTTGGCTATCGGCTTTTTACTGGCTTTCGGATTGTTGAGTTACCTATCGATCGTACCGGAAGTCGAACATCGCAACCTCCACGACGACGACAAAAATGGCCAGTTGCAGATGGACAATCTGCACCAACTCATGCTCAGTAAACACCAGGCAATTGAGCTCTGGCGTGAGCGTCTTATTGCAGCAGAAAAGCAAAAGTTGAAAGGCCTGGTCACTATGGTCAGTGATCTGATTGAATCCGAATCACAACTATCACTGCATGCGAACCATCACGAGTTTCTTCAAGCACTTCGCAAACTGCGCTTTGATAGAACCAACTATTTCTGGGTCGTTGATCAACAAGGCTATACGCTCTCTCACCCTGACGACCGGTTTAATCATCAGTCTCTGGATGACCTTGGCAAACGGCTACCTGCGCATATCATCAAATCGATTCTTGATACCCATTACGATATCCGAGATCGAACTCTCGTCGGTGAACTAGAGGGGTTTTCAAGCTATGAGTGGACCAACCCTCAAGACGGCTCACCCGTAAGAAAATCCATGTACTACCTGTATCTTCCCGAACGCAAGTGGTATGTGATGTCTGCCTACTACGAAGATAAAATAGAAGATGAAATCGCCAATTATCGCCAACTAGCAATGGATGAAATTCAGGACCATATCGCCGATTATCGATTTGGAAAAAACGGCTACTTTGCCGGCGTTGATTCCAACAAACGCATCGTATTTCACCCAAGTTCGGATTTAATCGGCCAAGTGATGGCGAACACTGATCCACACCTGAACCTAGAACACATTTATCAACTCATTTTAGCCAATGCCGATTCCGGAAAACCCTTTGTTTACGACTGGCCGAAAAATCGCGATGAACCAGAACATAAAACCAGCAAAGTTGCTTGGGCACGCTATTTCGAACCGTTTGATATTTATTTGGCCTCAACCATAGAACTCAAAGAACTCAACGCCAACAGCACCTTTATCACTACACGTTTATTGTTAATCGTGACGGTAGGCGCCATGCTCAGTTTGATCGCCGCATACGTGTTCCAACTACGTGGCAGCTACGCTCGCAAACGCCAAGAAGCCGAAACCGCCCGTGCTGCGAATGACGCAAAGTCACTATTTATCGCACAAATGAGCCATGAAATTCGTACACCGCTAAACGGTGTCATCGGAGCCCTGGAGCTTGTCCAAACGAGCGCTTTGGATGCCTCCAACCGTCGTCTGATTAACATCATGCGCCGCTCAAGCGACACCTTGATGGCATTGATTAATGACATTCTCGACTTCAGCAAAGCCGATGCCGGGAAAATCGAACTCAAGCCGACACAATTCAATCTCATCCAATGGTTGGAAACCGTCGTTCAGAATTATCAGGCGGAAGCCAACCTGAAAAATATCGATTTTAACGTCGACACTAACATCAACGCCGGGCTTGATATAACCACTGATCCACTGCGTTTGCGCCAGATATTGGGGAATTTGCTCAACAATGCGATCAAATTTACCGACGCAGGACATGTTAATCTGACTGTAGACTGGATCGAAAATAACGACGAACCTCGTTTGCGCTTCGCCATCAATGATACGGGGATCGGCATCGCCCGCGAGCAGCAGCAAGACCTGTTTGAGGTTTTCACTCAGGCAGACCCTTCAACCACCCGCATCCATGGCGGCACCGGTTTGGGCTTAGCAATATGTAAAAGCTTGGTAGCACTTTTCCAAGGCAACATTGACTTTAGCAGTGACGAAAACAGCGGCGCGACGTTCTGGTTTACTATTCCCGTTCATAATTATCAATTCACGTCTCTGACTAAGCCCGCACCGCAAGGGTTCGCCTTTATCAACAACAATGACGCCCTATCGCTAACCATGATCAATGAACTTATCGCGCTGGGCGGCACTTTGGATGACACGCAACCGGATCACCTGCGACAGCCATTGTTGTGGTTTACGAATAGTATTAATGCGATTGAACTGGCAGGTTTAGCCGCGCAAAACCCAAGGCGACTTTTACATGTGTTTTCGACCGAATCTGCAGGCGATGTGATCGTACCCGAAAGCATCGCACTGCACTTGATGCCAGCCGTCGCGCGCGCACTATTACTTGAGTTGCCGGAAATACTGACTCACGAAAAGATAGCCACGGCGCCCCACCAAGGGGATTTGACGGCTCGTCGATATCTAGCTCTAATTGCCGAAGACAATCAGGTCAATGCCCTGATACTAACACGCATGCTGAGTAATACCGGCATTGACAATATCCTCACCACAGACGGCAAAAAAGCCGTAGATACCTACAAAGATAAACATGCCAACATTGATCTGGTAATACTTGATCTTGAAATGCCGATCTACGATGGTAAAGAGGCAGCTCGCTTAATTCGTCAATATGAAGTCGACAACCAGCTAGAGCGCAAACCCATTATCATGCTGTCTGCGCATGCTGGATTATTAGATCAACAGTGTGGAGAGATTATTGATATGGCGCTCAGCAAGCCCCTCGAAGGCGCCAGATTGAAAGATTGTTTGAGCGCGCTCGGCTTGGTCATGTCGNCAGTTCCCTAA
- the bioD1 gene encoding ATP-dependent dethiobiotin synthetase BioD 1 has translation MAKNFFVTGTDTDAGKTFTSVALLKLAQQQGLRTLGLKPVAAGAELIDGVLKNDDALQLQTASSVQLPYNQINPIIFEEPIAPHIAAQNAGRTVGVAQLAGFVRGALMQPADFRLIEGAGGWLVPLNPQEMLSGVAKVLELDVILVVGIKLGCINHALLTARAIRQDGLKLAGWVANCIDPEMAQQQENIDTLKRMLPAPCLGALPFAETGEADLSALELPLAG, from the coding sequence ATGGCCAAAAATTTTTTTGTCACAGGTACCGATACCGATGCGGGTAAAACATTCACCAGTGTGGCCTTGTTAAAGCTCGCGCAGCAACAAGGTTTGCGTACGTTAGGGCTTAAACCCGTCGCAGCGGGTGCCGAGTTGATTGATGGTGTACTGAAAAACGATGACGCACTGCAACTACAAACAGCATCGAGCGTGCAGTTACCTTATAACCAGATTAACCCGATTATTTTTGAAGAGCCAATCGCTCCGCATATTGCAGCCCAAAACGCCGGGCGTACGGTTGGCGTTGCACAGCTGGCCGGATTTGTTCGTGGTGCGTTGATGCAACCGGCAGATTTTCGCTTGATCGAAGGCGCTGGGGGTTGGCTTGTTCCGTTAAATCCGCAAGAGATGCTTAGCGGTGTGGCAAAAGTTCTGGAACTGGATGTGATTCTCGTTGTGGGTATAAAGCTGGGTTGTATTAATCATGCGTTATTGACGGCTCGGGCGATTCGTCAAGATGGGTTGAAACTTGCCGGTTGGGTGGCTAACTGCATTGACCCGGAGATGGCCCAGCAACAAGAGAATATCGATACGCTCAAGCGTATGTTACCAGCGCCTTGTTTAGGGGCGTTGCCGTTTGCTGAAACTGGTGAAGCGGATCTATCTGCGCTTGAATTGCCTCTGGCTGGCTAG
- the bioC gene encoding Malonyl-[acyl-carrier protein] O-methyltransferase, giving the protein MSWQLTHYNKEYAINHDARVPCVLIPGWSVDNDIFEWLMPALAQDFKLYTADVGCYSDYADVKALVDGLVQTLADELEHPAWIVGWSMGGNIALDLALRYPQQVEGLGLIATGLSFVQRDSWPAGMPQATFEQFSASLGKNVKRTLQRFDRLQAKGDDEEQSLXQSLAGYRQQQTLANQQDLQHGLALLGSFDHVEDASQLTVPTLFCFGSDDALVSVDAAEHTATLLPRAHVHVFEGAAHLPFLTCTDVFFDAFDALLEANQQQHTKRKVAKSFSRAAPSYDQASAVQQWVARALLDKLPLDVGARCVDAGCGTGIWTNALAARFDHVIGLDMAEGMLEYGRTHHSQVNGWLCADVEQLPLADASADVFFSSLAVQWCHSLEPMLHEWYRALKPGGYACLATLGPKTLFELRESFSHADEYQHVNRFIPADKVCEQVNRTGFDIELCQVEHKVMRYDTMRGLLRDLKDIGAHTVVEGGVSGLMGRQRFRKAESAYQGFKDASGLLPATYEVIYLVLKK; this is encoded by the coding sequence ATGAGCTGGCAGCTCACGCATTACAATAAAGAATATGCCATCAACCATGATGCACGAGTGCCTTGTGTGTTGATCCCGGGTTGGAGTGTCGATAACGATATCTTTGAATGGCTGATGCCTGCACTGGCCCAGGATTTTAAACTGTATACTGCAGATGTTGGCTGTTACTCCGATTACGCCGATGTGAAGGCCCTCGTTGATGGCCTTGTACAAACGCTTGCCGACGAGCTTGAGCATCCAGCCTGGATTGTTGGCTGGTCAATGGGGGGAAATATTGCCCTTGATCTGGCACTACGATATCCACAGCAGGTCGAAGGTTTAGGGTTGATCGCCACGGGCCTGTCATTTGTGCAACGAGACAGCTGGCCAGCAGGCATGCCGCAAGCGACCTTCGAACAGTTTTCTGCCAGCCTCGGTAAAAATGTCAAACGCACCCTACAGCGCTTTGATCGATTGCAGGCTAAAGGCGATGACGAAGAACAGAGCCTGNCACAATCACTAGCCGGCTATCGGCAGCAACAAACATTGGCGAATCAGCAAGACCTGCAACATGGTTTGGCGCTGTTGGGCAGTTTCGATCATGTTGAAGACGCTTCGCAGTTAACTGTACCGACGCTGTTCTGTTTTGGCAGTGACGATGCCTTGGTAAGCGTTGATGCCGCTGAACACACCGCGACATTGTTGCCACGCGCCCATGTCCATGTTTTTGAGGGGGCAGCCCACTTGCCATTTCTAACCTGTACTGACGTATTTTTTGACGCATTCGATGCGTTACTTGAAGCCAATCAGCAACAACATACTAAACGTAAAGTGGCTAAATCGTTTTCTCGTGCGGCACCCAGTTACGATCAAGCATCAGCGGTGCAACAATGGGTTGCGCGCGCTTTGTTGGATAAGCTGCCGTTGGATGTTGGTGCACGCTGTGTTGATGCAGGCTGCGGAACCGGCATATGGACCAATGCGCTAGCGGCGCGGTTCGATCATGTTATTGGTCTGGATATGGCTGAAGGAATGCTGGAATACGGTCGAACCCACCATTCTCAAGTGAACGGGTGGCTGTGTGCCGATGTTGAGCAGCTACCGTTGGCTGATGCATCTGCGGATGTGTTTTTCTCTAGCTTGGCTGTGCAGTGGTGTCATTCACTGGAGCCCATGCTGCATGAATGGTATCGGGCGTTAAAGCCTGGCGGCTATGCCTGTCTTGCGACTTTGGGGCCAAAAACCCTATTCGAATTACGCGAGAGTTTTTCTCATGCGGATGAATATCAGCATGTGAATCGTTTTATTCCGGCAGACAAGGTGTGTGAGCAAGTCAACCGTACAGGGTTTGATATCGAATTGTGCCAAGTTGAGCACAAGGTTATGCGTTACGATACCATGCGCGGATTATTGCGGGATTTGAAAGATATCGGCGCGCATACCGTTGTTGAAGGTGGCGTTTCGGGTTTGATGGGGCGCCAGCGTTTTCGCAAAGCTGAATCGGCTTACCAAGGGTTTAAAGATGCCTCCGGTCTGTTGCCCGCAACTTATGAAGTGATTTATCTGGTGTTGAAAAAGTAA
- the bioF gene encoding 8-amino-7-oxononanoate synthase 2, with product MNESYLSFQTQIEQALEQRRTLQRLRQRKVVASPQGAAVDVDGRRLRCFCSNDYLGLANHPRMIAAMQRSADQFGVGGGASHLVSGHSIEHHRLEEAFAARTQRDAALYFSSGFMANMGILTALLDKPDAVFEDKLNHASLIDGGLLSGARFQRFLHNDMNNLDKRLGKTQARRKLVCVDGVFSMDGDKADLPGLASLAQQHNALLMVDDAHGFGVLGESGAGLCEEQGVSQAQAPVLMCTLGKAIGSYGALVAGPQWLIDALIQFARSYIYTTSTPPPVAAAALEAFSLLDDEAWRRDHLHSLIQQFREGADAAGLSLMPSQTAIQPLLIGSDADALAWQAALEERGFWISAIRPPTVPEGSSRLRITLSAAHSIDDVDALLEVLIAVKAVMPQPASEGAA from the coding sequence TTGAACGAATCCTACCTGTCTTTTCAGACGCAGATAGAGCAGGCGCTTGAACAGCGCCGAACTTTGCAACGGCTGCGGCAACGTAAGGTTGTTGCAAGCCCCCAAGGGGCCGCCGTTGATGTCGACGGCAGGCGTCTGCGTTGTTTCTGCTCCAACGACTACTTGGGGCTGGCTAACCACCCACGCATGATTGCTGCGATGCAACGGTCTGCCGATCAGTTTGGTGTCGGTGGCGGTGCCTCACACCTTGTCAGTGGCCATTCTATCGAGCATCACCGGCTTGAAGAAGCCTTCGCTGCGCGTACTCAACGCGATGCAGCCTTGTACTTTTCTTCTGGGTTTATGGCCAACATGGGCATATTGACTGCACTGTTAGATAAACCCGATGCCGTATTCGAAGACAAACTAAACCATGCATCATTGATTGATGGCGGGCTACTTAGTGGTGCGCGTTTTCAACGCTTTTTGCACAACGATATGAACAATCTCGATAAACGTTTGGGTAAGACCCAGGCTCGCAGAAAACTCGTTTGTGTCGACGGTGTATTCAGTATGGATGGCGATAAGGCAGATCTGCCCGGTTTAGCGTCACTGGCGCAACAGCATAATGCACTATTGATGGTTGATGATGCTCATGGTTTTGGTGTTCTTGGGGAAAGCGGCGCTGGTTTGTGCGAAGAGCAGGGCGTAAGCCAAGCACAGGCGCCGGTTTTGATGTGCACCTTGGGTAAGGCAATTGGCTCTTATGGCGCATTGGTTGCAGGCCCGCAATGGTTGATTGATGCTTTGATACAGTTTGCTCGCTCGTATATCTACACTACCTCGACACCGCCTCCAGTTGCGGCTGCGGCGCTGGAAGCGTTTTCCTTGCTTGATGATGAGGCCTGGCGCCGAGATCACCTGCACAGCTTGATTCAACAATTTCGAGAAGGTGCAGATGCTGCGGGTTTATCGCTGATGCCATCACAAACGGCGATACAGCCTTTGCTCATTGGTTCAGATGCCGATGCGCTGGCTTGGCAGGCGGCTCTGGAAGAGCGAGGATTTTGGATTTCTGCAATTCGTCCGCCCACTGTGCCAGAAGGCTCTTCGCGTTTACGTATTACACTATCGGCCGCGCACAGTATTGATGATGTGGACGCATTACTTGAGGTGCTTATTGCCGTTAAGGCCGTGATGCCACAACCTGCTTCAGAGGGGGCCGCATGA
- the bioB gene encoding Biotin synthase, protein MNAQSKSPARHDWRKSEVEALFNLPFSDLMYQAQTVHRQFFNPNEVQVSTLLSIKTGKCPEDCAYCPQSNRYDTGLEYEELMEIKAVIDEAQAAKDTGATRFCMGAAWRSPKGRDMVKVTKMVEGVKSLGMETCMTLGMLTGDQAQELADAGLDYYNHNLDTSPEYYGKIITTRTYDDRLNTIQNVRDAGMKVCSGGIVGMGEAREDRVGLLMELGNMAIHPESVPINMLVKVEGTPLDMQDGVEPFEFIRTIAVARIMMPESHVRLSAGREEMNEQMQSMAFLAGANSIFYGDKLLTTDNPAADKDRQLFRKLGINPEEYVIDDVHAQESDAATMGQAKPAASELFYDAAIN, encoded by the coding sequence ATGAACGCACAATCTAAATCCCCAGCCCGTCACGACTGGCGTAAAAGTGAAGTTGAAGCGCTTTTTAATTTGCCGTTCAGTGACCTGATGTACCAGGCGCAGACGGTACATCGTCAGTTTTTTAACCCGAATGAAGTCCAAGTAAGCACGCTACTTAGCATCAAAACCGGTAAGTGCCCGGAAGATTGCGCTTACTGCCCGCAAAGTAACCGTTACGATACTGGTCTTGAATACGAAGAGTTGATGGAAATTAAAGCCGTTATCGATGAAGCGCAAGCAGCTAAAGATACTGGCGCGACTCGTTTTTGCATGGGTGCAGCGTGGCGCTCGCCAAAAGGCCGTGACATGGTCAAGGTCACTAAAATGGTTGAGGGTGTTAAATCACTCGGCATGGAAACCTGCATGACGTTAGGCATGTTAACGGGCGATCAGGCGCAAGAGCTCGCCGATGCCGGTTTGGATTACTACAACCACAACCTCGATACTTCGCCAGAGTATTACGGCAAGATCATTACGACTCGTACCTACGATGACCGTTTGAACACCATCCAGAATGTTCGTGATGCGGGCATGAAGGTTTGCAGCGGCGGTATTGTTGGTATGGGTGAAGCGCGTGAAGACCGCGTTGGCTTGTTGATGGAATTAGGCAACATGGCGATTCATCCAGAATCTGTGCCCATCAATATGCTGGTGAAGGTTGAAGGTACACCGCTGGATATGCAGGACGGTGTTGAGCCGTTTGAGTTTATCCGCACCATTGCGGTTGCTCGCATTATGATGCCTGAGTCGCATGTACGTTTGTCGGCCGGTCGTGAAGAAATGAACGAACAAATGCAATCAATGGCGTTTCTTGCTGGTGCTAATTCCATTTTCTATGGTGATAAGCTGCTGACAACCGATAACCCTGCGGCTGATAAAGATCGCCAGTTGTTCCGCAAGTTAGGCATTAATCCTGAAGAATATGTGATTGATGATGTTCATGCGCAAGAAAGCGATGCAGCGACTATGGGGCAGGCAAAGCCAGCAGCATCCGAGCTGTTTTACGACGCTGCCATAAACTAG
- the purF_1 gene encoding Amidophosphoribosyltransferase: MVYKITQLPASKHITRSLQGLRRHLQYECLMCGSRLASNKQHQQTDQQTTQSLCEYCYEDLPLNIHCCRRCALPMPADIALCGNCQKELPTFDQALAPLRYEGAAKHWIRRIKHQADIATIQTSVDLLCDAISNQHHQPHQSQPSPVDAIIPVPMYWRKNLKRGNNQAYLLAKAVANRLQLSFYPNLIVQTREKPEQKGLSRHERQNLKGVFAIRKPIKAKHIALIDDVITTGSTMNTLAAICKAAGAKEVSAWALTRTPKPR; the protein is encoded by the coding sequence ATGGTTTACAAGATAACGCAACTCCCTGCCAGCAAACATATTACCCGCTCGCTTCAAGGTTTACGCCGGCACCTGCAATACGAATGCTTGATGTGCGGCAGCCGGCTGGCGTCAAACAAACAACACCAGCAAACAGATCAACAAACGACACAAAGCCTGTGCGAGTATTGCTACGAAGATTTACCCCTCAATATCCACTGTTGCCGGCGATGCGCCTTGCCAATGCCTGCCGATATCGCGCTCTGTGGCAACTGCCAGAAGGAGCTTCCCACCTTTGACCAAGCACTCGCGCCACTAAGATACGAAGGCGCGGCAAAACACTGGATTCGGCGCATCAAACACCAGGCCGATATCGCCACCATCCAAACCTCAGTCGATCTCCTATGCGATGCAATCAGCAACCAACATCATCAACCACACCAATCTCAGCCATCTCCCGTTGATGCAATCATCCCTGTGCCTATGTATTGGCGCAAGAATCTCAAACGCGGCAACAACCAGGCCTATCTTCTCGCCAAAGCCGTTGCTAATCGCCTGCAGCTGAGTTTTTACCCAAATTTAATTGTGCAAACACGTGAAAAACCCGAACAAAAGGGTTTATCGCGACATGAGCGCCAAAATTTGAAAGGCGTATTCGCCATCAGAAAACCCATCAAAGCAAAGCACATCGCGCTTATTGACGACGTAATAACTACGGGTAGTACGATGAATACACTGGCGGCCATCTGCAAAGCCGCAGGTGCGAAAGAGGTATCTGCCTGGGCACTGACAAGAACACCCAAGCCACGCTAA
- the dinB gene encoding DNA polymerase IV: MARKIIHIDCDCFYASVEMRDNPSLRGRPVAVGGSAKGRGVLATCNYEARQFGLHSAMPTAIALRKCPDLILVRPRFDVYKQVSAQIRAIFLRYTELIEPLSLDEAYLDVSQVSSFKGSATLIAEDIRQHIEAETGITASAGVAPNKFLAKIASDWRKPNGIYVIRPQDVEGFVASLSVNKIPGVGAASMKKMDALNIRTCADLAMQSEAVLIKHFGKFGRRLASLAVGGDTREVVAHRTRKSLGVERTFHQDVTALSQAQEKLPDLLAEFHRRFARIQKDYRIRNMGVKLKTSDFMLHTMETRSSEVTLELATQLLQHLWDKHGGRVRLLGITAGLDVGNTVTGQQLPLFRSSAGSGPDLFDDQVPLDQDVVQAFDQVSKRDADS, encoded by the coding sequence ATGGCCCGAAAAATTATCCACATCGACTGTGATTGCTTCTACGCCAGCGTTGAAATGCGGGATAATCCGTCTTTACGAGGCCGTCCTGTTGCTGTTGGTGGGTCTGCGAAGGGGCGCGGGGTGCTGGCGACGTGTAATTATGAAGCGCGGCAGTTTGGTTTGCATTCTGCGATGCCAACTGCCATCGCATTACGGAAGTGCCCGGATCTTATTCTTGTGCGGCCACGATTCGATGTGTACAAACAGGTGTCCGCACAAATTCGAGCCATCTTTTTGCGTTATACCGAATTGATTGAGCCTTTGTCCCTGGATGAGGCTTATCTTGATGTGTCCCAGGTTTCGAGTTTTAAAGGCAGTGCAACCTTAATCGCAGAAGACATTCGACAGCACATCGAAGCAGAAACTGGCATTACGGCATCGGCGGGTGTGGCGCCGAACAAATTTTTGGCAAAAATTGCCAGTGATTGGCGTAAACCGAATGGCATTTATGTGATTCGCCCGCAAGATGTTGAAGGTTTCGTGGCAAGCCTGTCGGTGAATAAGATCCCGGGCGTTGGTGCGGCGTCGATGAAAAAAATGGATGCACTCAATATTCGTACCTGCGCAGATCTGGCAATGCAATCTGAGGCCGTTTTGATCAAGCACTTTGGCAAGTTTGGCCGGCGGCTGGCTTCTCTTGCTGTTGGTGGTGATACGCGTGAGGTAGTTGCGCATCGAACGCGAAAATCCTTAGGCGTTGAAAGAACCTTTCATCAAGATGTTACTGCGCTGTCGCAGGCGCAGGAAAAACTACCTGATTTACTTGCAGAATTTCACCGTCGGTTTGCACGTATTCAAAAGGACTACCGAATCCGCAATATGGGTGTGAAGTTAAAAACATCAGATTTCATGTTGCACACCATGGAAACTCGATCATCGGAAGTGACGCTGGAGCTCGCCACGCAACTGCTTCAGCATTTATGGGATAAACACGGTGGCAGGGTGCGACTGCTGGGTATTACCGCGGGTTTGGATGTTGGCAATACCGTTACAGGCCAGCAATTGCCTTTGTTTAGATCGTCTGCCGGTTCTGGCCCGGATCTATTCGATGATCAAGTGCCACTGGATCAGGACGTCGTTCAAGCCTTCGATCAGGTTTCAAAACGCGATGCTGATTCGTAG